The DNA window agacaaacggacgtagtcgaacggatcctcacacacacgacgttatcggaaccaacccgaagaagcaacactggaaataagcaaacaacatagtaaacaaccaacacataagcAAGGCAttatgcacaaccaagtatgatgcatgtccagattaatgaagcatggcatggcaaacgCCTCCTCGCCCTCCGTCGCCGCAACCGCGACGCCGGCCTCTTCAAGCGCCGCCGCGAGGAGCCCACCCTTGCCCCCGCCCCCGTCGTGCCTCCCTCCGATGCGGCCGCAGACGCCACCGCGCCACCTCCTTCCTCCGAGCCGTCTTCGCCTGCGCCCTCTCCGCCCCCCGCAGAAGCTCTGCGGGCCGCCGCCGACGCTGAGGTGCGGTACTTAGGATTTTAACTCTGCCAGTGTTTTCGCATTGGTCGTTGTAAGAAAATGTAATTTGCCACCATATGTTTGAAATTTATTCATGCTGAGAATTTGGAGACCTCTGTAATATTTGAAGCCACAGATGACGCGCAAAAGATAATTCCAACAGAATAGATGATTACTACATGATTTTTCTCACTGCCATGTTTTGATGAACACACTTACTACTCACTAGTCactagtagtagtatatagatttTGGCTAGTTATCTGCCTGCTTTTGAAAATGTGAACTGTAAGGAGCCCGTGACAAGTTACTCCTATGGTTTGGCAAATGTCAACTGTTTATGCGATGAATCAGATCCTTTCTTTTGTCACAATGCAGGAATTACTTGTGGTGCGCACTCTTTATCTTTCTTTCCAGATTTCCTTATTCTGTTTCTTGTATCCAGTTAGCTTGAAGGCCTATCAGAAATGGTCGATAAAGTCTGGTCAGATGACACAGCTACTCAGCTGGAAGCCACAGTCCAGTTCAGGAAACTTCTCTCGGACGGTACTTGACATGTTTAATGTGAGATGccatttcttttgtgtgtggCTAAAGATTAACTTGTTATTGTTATATCCGTAGGGAAGAACTCAACCATGATAAAAATCATTAGAGCGGATGTCCTGCCAAGGTTTGCTGAGTTCCTTTCAAGACAAAGACCTCCTCAGCTCCAAGTATGGCCGTCTGTTTGTTCTCTTTTGTTTCTTCCCTTTGTTTTTCTCTGTAAACAATCTTATACTGGGTATACCTTTTGCAGATGGAAGCAGCATGGGTGCTTACCAACATAGCTGCGTCTGATTATACACTGCTAGTTGCAGAGTGTGGTGCTGTTCCAAGGCTGGTAGAGCTCTTAGAATCCCCAGATGCTAATATCAGACACCAGGTCAAAGAATGATACTCCGTCGGTACATTGTTTTTGAAATGGCTTTGTTACTTATATTGTTGGTTCTGTTGTTAAGCAGGCTACATGGGCCCTTGGAAATATAGCTGCAGACATGCCTAGCTGCAGAGAGATTGTTCTTGATCATGGCGCTGTTACACCATTACTTGCTCAATTTAAAGAAGACATGAAAGTTTCAGTTCTTAGGACTGCCACATGGGCACTGTCAAACCTTTGTTTTGGGAAATTACCGGCTGAAGTACAAGTGGGTCTCTGTATGATTATATTCCCTAGTTAACATGTGAACAAATAATTTGCTGAATCTATTTTGGTTGATCATTGCAGGTGAAACCAATACTGGAAATAATTAGCCTTCTTATCCATTCCGCTGATGAGAAGATCTTGGCAGATGCATGCTGGGCTCTTTATTATATATGCGATGGTGTGGAAGGTGGCATCCAAGATGCATTAGATGCAGGTGTATGCCCTCAACTTGTAAAACTTCTGATGTAAGTTGGTGGAATCAGTTTTATATGCATTTCCACATATGAGGAAAAACCACTCATGACTCATCATATGAAACACTCTTTTGTCCTGATTTTAGGCATGCGTCAGCTAATATTCTTCTCCCTGTCATTACGTCACTCGCAAGAATTTCTGCTGGAGATGATACTCAAGTGCAGGTTGGTTAAATTTGTATAGACCTATACTATTTGTTTGTTATTATCCTTTATTTAACCAATATGGATTGTCAGTTAACTGCAACAACGAGATCAGAGGAACCGACTATGTAGTTGGCTGAATTGGCAGGTGGGGTTGGTGGTGTTTGCTCTATTGCCCGAAGTTCATCTTACATTAGCTGCAATGACTGTACCTAATATTGCATATTTACATTACTGGAGTCTGACTAGATCATTTAATTCCTCAATAAACCTCACCAGCTGTTCATCCTCTAACACCACTGTTCGGTACCAGCCTCACTGATTTCATACTTTGCAAGTTCATATGCCCATATTGCGACCAATTCATGCACACTCCATGCAGTATGAAGTTGTGAAACCTTAGGGGAGCTCTGCATGCCTCTGACATAAAATGCTTTCTATTTATTGTAGTTTGCATGTG is part of the Triticum urartu cultivar G1812 unplaced genomic scaffold, Tu2.1 TuUngrouped_contig_4624, whole genome shotgun sequence genome and encodes:
- the LOC125528085 gene encoding importin subunit alpha-4-like, translating into MVDKVWSDDTATQLEATVQFRKLLSDGKNSTMIKIIRADVLPRFAEFLSRQRPPQLQMEAAWVLTNIAASDYTLLVAECGAVPRLVELLESPDANIRHQATWALGNIAADMPSCREIVLDHGAVTPLLAQFKEDMKVSVLRTATWALSNLCFGKLPAEVQVKPILEIISLLIHSADEKILADACWALYYICDGVEGGIQDALDAGVCPQLVKLLMHASANILLPVITSLARISAGDDTQVQVIVEQGILPCLAQLLARNYPKIIKKQACLIVSNITAGSKDQIQAVIDADVMNHVIVLLKTSETDLKKEAAWAISNAASGGSSDQIQYLVSRGCLEPLCNVLKYQDVDLVYTCLEGLQNILVEGEIGKQGNESVTNPYAQFILENGGLDNLEELQDFDNDVVYKLAMKLLERYWDEEVSDDVNLPASKDGSAEKVETVPEDAAQPPVPAPSADGTE